One genomic window of Quercus robur chromosome 6, dhQueRobu3.1, whole genome shotgun sequence includes the following:
- the LOC126732841 gene encoding probable receptor-like protein kinase At5g24010, which yields MVHSYKTLSQLRLLLPLRFSLLLLLSSVYTVADKYFINCGASSNASFYNNSQDFVPDINSNFPCFSTGKSEQVSNTSASIQELYQTARVYRQPCSYSFEIEQNGTYIVRLHFFAYLSRVANLYDALFNVSASGFSLLTNFSIRNSSGSPVIKEFFLTIPQGEFKIHFIPSQDSSLAFVNAIEVFLADETRITDNVTRVTSAGNVGNYKGLLSQSQVLHTIHRINFGGSQNEFDDLWRNWVLDDSYLILNRDSAKNSTPHSQTPNYDPARATKYTAPDRVYQTAKQLKEVSGNNASLLNLTWRFPVSKNTRHFVRVHFCDIMILDLRILV from the exons ATGGTTCACTCCTATAAGACTCTTTCCCAACTCCGCCTCCTCTTACCTCTCCGCTTCTCTTTACTTCTGCTTCTCTCATCAGTTTACACTGTTGCTGACAAGTACTTCATCAACTGTGGAGCAAGCTCCAACGCCAGCTTCTACAACAACAGCCAGGACTTTGTTCCTGACATCAACTCTAATTTCCCTTGTTTCTCAACTGGGAAAAGTGAACAAGTCAGCAACACATCAGCATCGATTCAAGAACTATATCAAACAGCAAGAGTTTACAGACAGCCATGTTCTTATAGCTTTGAAATCGAGCAGAATGGTACTTACATAGTACGCCTCCATTTCTTTGCTTACCTGTCACGTGTTGCTAATCTATATGATGCACTGTTCAATGTTTCGGCTTCTGGGTTTTCACTTTTAACCAATTTCAGCATCCGAAACAGCAGTGGTTCTCCGGTGATCAAGGAATTCTTCCTCACCATCCCACAAGGAGAGTTTAAAATCCATTTCATACCTTCTCAAGACTCCTCTTTGGCTTTCGTAAACGCCATAGAAGTCTTTCTTGCCGACGAGACCCGCATCACTGATAATGTTACTCGCGTTACTTCTGCTGGAAATGTTGGTAACTACAAAGGTTTGCTCTCTCAGTCTCAGGTTCTGCATACAATCCATAGGATCAACTTTGGAGGTTCCCAAAATGAATTCGATGACTTGTGGAGGAATTGGGTACTAGATGATAGTTACTTAATACTCAACCGCGATTCTGCAAAGAACAGCACGCCTCATAGTCAAACGCCTAATTACGACCCTGCACGGGCCACAAAGTATACTGCCCCAGATCGTGTCTACCAGACAGCCAAACAATTGAAGGAAGTCAGTGGCAACAACGCCAGTCTCCTAAATTTAACTTGGCGTTTTCCTGTCAGTAAGAATACTAGACACTTTGTTCGGGTCCATTTCTGTGACATA ATGATTCTGGATTTACGAATTTTAGTATAA